In Exiguobacterium sp. 9-2, the genomic window TGCGACGCGGAATTCCAAGTGAGTCAGCAGCTTCCCATTGTCCACGATCGACAGAGGAGATGGCAGCGCGGAACGATTCCGAGATATATGCGGAAAAGTGAAGTGACAAACCGAAGGCAAGTGCTTGGAATCCAGTTAATTGAAGCGTGACGAGACCATTATAAAGAATCAAGATTTGCAACAAGAGTGGCGTTCCGCGGAAGAACGAGACGTATAAACGTGCAAAACCGCTGAAAACGGCAACGCGGCTATCACGCATGACGGCAAGAATCAACCCGAGAATAAGCGCAAAGACGATGGCGAGACCACTTGCTAGAAGGGTCGTGCCAATCGCCTTTGCGTAGACGTCCGAGTTATCCCGGACGATCGTCAGTAATTCACTCACTTACTGATATCCTCGTTGAAGTACTTCTTACCGATTTTTGCAAGAGTGCCGTCTTCTTGCATCTCAGCGAGTGCTTTATTGAAGTCTTTTGTATACTTGCTGTTTTTCGCCATCATGAAACCAGATTCGTTCTTGTCGAACGTCTCACCGACCGCTTTGACTTTATAGCCAGCTTTTTTCAACTCCGTCAAAACGAAGAGACGATCGTTCATGGCTGCATCAACGCGACCTGCTTCAAGATCTTTCAGGACTTGGTTCGCACCTTTGTAGTATTTTACTTTAGCGCCAGCTTCTTCAGCTGTTTTCGCATAAAGTGAACCTTGTGTCGAACCGACTGTTTTTCCTTTTAAGTCGTCGAGTGTTTTGATGTCGTTCGTTTTATTGTTGACGATGATCGTTGAACCAGAGACCGTATACGCATCAGAAAAAGCGTACTTTTCTTGACGCTCAGGTGTGATACCCATTTGGTTCGCAATGACATCGATTCGTTTTGAATCGAGTGCCGGGATGAGTCCTTTAAAGTCCATCGCTTTGTAATCGACTTTATAGCCAGCACGTTTTGCGACTTCGTTCATGACATCTACGTCATAACCCATCAATTTTCCTTTTTCTTTGTACGTGAATGGTGGGTATGTTGCTTCCGTTCCGACTGTAATGACTTTTGACTCTTTACCAGAACCTGCGTTGTCGTTCGAAGCGCCGCATGCTGCAAGCACCCCCGCTGTCGATAATGCTGCTACAGCTAATTTCAAACCGTGTTTCATAGCGCTCTCTCCTTTTATAAATGAATGATTTCAATTCCTAGTTTTCGAATAGGATTAATTTTAAGCTACAAGCAGTATCATACAAAGTTACAGGAACGTCTGTCAATAAAAAAGACTGCCCTTAAATGGACAGTCTGAAACATCATAACTGATCGATGATGTGATTAACGAATCGTTGCTTCTGTTGAAGCATCGAAGAAGTGTGCTTTTGTCATATCGAAGAAGAGATCAAGCTGTGATCCCATCTCGACATGTGAACGTGAATCGACACGTGCCGTGAATGCTTGTTGTCCGACTTTTGAGTAGAGATAAGACTCTGCACCCATCAATTCGGATACTTCGATATGCGCTGGGAAACGATGTGCTGTTTTAGTGTCTTGGTAGATCAATTCCGCATGGATGTCTTCTGGACGAATTCCGAGGACGAGATCTTTATTCGTGTAACCGCGGTCGCGGAGAACTTTCATTTTTCCTTCTGGTACTTCGAATTTCTCTTCTGTTCCTGAAACATGGAAGAGACCGTCTTCTGCCAGTTTACCTGTCAAGAAGTTCATCGATGGTGAACCGATGAATCCAGCAACGAACATGTTATCCGGGTGATCATAGACTTCCTTCGGCGTACCGACTTGTTGAATGATTCCGGCTTTCATGATGACGATCCGTGTCGCAAGCGTCATCGCTTCCGTCTGATCGTGCGTGACGTAAATCGTCGTCGTCTCAAGACGTTTGTGTAACTGAATGATCTCCTTACGCATTTGTACACGTAATTTAGCGTCCAAGTTCGAGAGCGGCTCATCCATTAAGAAGACTTTAGCATCACGAACGATGGCGCGACCAATCGCGACCCGTTGACGCTGACCACCAGAGAGTGCTTTTGGCTTCCGCTCGAGATATTCTTCAAGACCAAGGATACGAGCTGCGTTATCAACGCGTTGCTTGATTTCATCTTTCGGGAACTTCCGAAGCTTTAATCCGAACGCCATGTTATCGAAGACGTTCATGTGTGGATACAAAGCGTAGTTTTGGAAGACCATCGCGATATCGCGATCTTTTGGCGCTACATCATTCATGCGTTTACCGTCGATGATAAAGTCTCCACCTGAGATTTCTTCAAGTCCAGCGATCATCCGGAGTGTCGTCGATTTCCCACAACCAGATGGTCCAACGAAGACGATGAATTCCTTATCTTTAATATGCAGATTGAAATCATCAACCGCTTTTGCATCACCTGAGTAGATTTTATCGATATGTTCAAGACGAATTTCAGCCATGTTGTAGTTCCCCCTAGTAAATGATGAAATAATAACGCTTACAAGAAATAGTATAAAAGAAGTCAGGTAGTCTGCCTATGGACAACCTGACTAAATGCAAACGTTTTCAATTAGGCATCATGCTACAAGTAACAAGGTATAAAGAAAAGTGGCCCCTTCAAACGACCGAACATCGATTTCTGTCTGTTCCGTTAAGCGGTCAAGTCGATACTGGAGACTGTTCCGATGTAAGTATAGATGTTTTGCTGTCAAAGAGACATTCAAGTTAGCTCGGCAAAAAGCGAGGATCGTCTCACGAGACTCTGGCTCGAGGGACAGGATGAACTGATCGACGAGTGTTGCCCGATATCGGTCATCTAGACTTGCAAGACGAGTCATGGCAGGTAAAAAACGTTCGATTTGCGTAGAAGGGACGAAGGTGAGCGCTGCTTGTTCGAGTTGGAATTGAACGGCAATGTCGCCGGTAGCACGCTGTTGACCAAGCAACACCTTACCATCGAGCACAAAATCAGATTGTAGTGCTAAAAATAAATCGTGTAGTTCTGCCTCAATAACGAATTCTTCTCGTTCGATGATCGTAAAACGATGAGTACTGAAAGGAATGAGCGTACTGGTCTGCGAAAAGAAAGAGGAGAGCAGTTGTTGGATTTCCTCACTCGTACGTTCATCAGTTGGATTAAATAAAAAGTGGACAAGTCGAAA contains:
- a CDS encoding amino acid ABC transporter permease; amino-acid sequence: MSELLTIVRDNSDVYAKAIGTTLLASGLAIVFALILGLILAVMRDSRVAVFSGFARLYVSFFRGTPLLLQILILYNGLVTLQLTGFQALAFGLSLHFSAYISESFRAAISSVDRGQWEAADSLGIPRRKTFKDVILPQALSRAIPPLSNSVIDIIKSTSLGTIVAVEELTYVSDQISATTYLVMPLLLFSAAIYWVMSTLIQSVQHRLEARFSIPE
- a CDS encoding transporter substrate-binding domain-containing protein, which encodes MKHGLKLAVAALSTAGVLAACGASNDNAGSGKESKVITVGTEATYPPFTYKEKGKLMGYDVDVMNEVAKRAGYKVDYKAMDFKGLIPALDSKRIDVIANQMGITPERQEKYAFSDAYTVSGSTIIVNNKTNDIKTLDDLKGKTVGSTQGSLYAKTAEEAGAKVKYYKGANQVLKDLEAGRVDAAMNDRLFVLTELKKAGYKVKAVGETFDKNESGFMMAKNSKYTKDFNKALAEMQEDGTLAKIGKKYFNEDISK
- a CDS encoding ABC transporter ATP-binding protein, which encodes MAEIRLEHIDKIYSGDAKAVDDFNLHIKDKEFIVFVGPSGCGKSTTLRMIAGLEEISGGDFIIDGKRMNDVAPKDRDIAMVFQNYALYPHMNVFDNMAFGLKLRKFPKDEIKQRVDNAARILGLEEYLERKPKALSGGQRQRVAIGRAIVRDAKVFLMDEPLSNLDAKLRVQMRKEIIQLHKRLETTTIYVTHDQTEAMTLATRIVIMKAGIIQQVGTPKEVYDHPDNMFVAGFIGSPSMNFLTGKLAEDGLFHVSGTEEKFEVPEGKMKVLRDRGYTNKDLVLGIRPEDIHAELIYQDTKTAHRFPAHIEVSELMGAESYLYSKVGQQAFTARVDSRSHVEMGSQLDLFFDMTKAHFFDASTEATIR
- a CDS encoding PucR family transcriptional regulator — protein: MLRQLMTVFNDQLTTDPNLYCQEQYSVYRLTDGLCFGIKTTAISDREQQLLDVFAERIITTSRSDIDLWRERLQSAHAVEDRPFRLVHFLFNPTDERTSEEIQQLLSSFFSQTSTLIPFSTHRFTIIEREEFVIEAELHDLFLALQSDFVLDGKVLLGQQRATGDIAVQFQLEQAALTFVPSTQIERFLPAMTRLASLDDRYRATLVDQFILSLEPESRETILAFCRANLNVSLTAKHLYLHRNSLQYRLDRLTEQTEIDVRSFEGATFLYTLLLVA